The following proteins come from a genomic window of Alnus glutinosa chromosome 10, dhAlnGlut1.1, whole genome shotgun sequence:
- the LOC133879061 gene encoding F-box/kelch-repeat protein At3g23880-like, giving the protein MSECLPAAVVVRILSRLPPKSLIRFKCVSKFWHALIGNPDFLSINLLNHSILPQNAGDGDPLRLILFHARDKSHWETLIHSFRSYDSLQYCASQAPLTLPPPPGPSYTIVALCNGLVCVRDYRRSDIYLWNPATSSEPKALLKAGSSPFLLGYARTMELVGFGFDSGSNDFKVVRLVDQNQYGFYEAEIYSLRRGSWRLLDVSVPFEIVFISHSAALDGFFLWYDDDVCDRHKHVSETILAFDFSNEEIRTMLFPDARFLCDYGEYTRTVTELCNTPGRYKLNGSIAMLAFPKEKKEMYLDIWVMLEFGVRESWTRHLSIGLPLHLERPLRFWKKGELFMENSEGQLVLYDLFTQTETNLQFEGYEGTLTVVDYELSSVLINGEKDNP; this is encoded by the exons ATGTCAGAGTGTCTACCTGCGGCCGTGGTGGTGAGAATACTGTCAAGGCTGCCTCCAAAATCTCTGATCCGATTCAAGTGCGTCTCAAAATTCTGGCATGCTCTCATAGGAAACCCTGATTTCCTCTCAATAAACCTCCTCAACCACTCCATTCTCCCCCAAAACGCCGGTGACGGTGATCCTCTCCGTCTTATCCTCTTCCACGCCAGAGACAAATCCCACTGGGAAACGCTAATACACTCTTTCCGCTCTTACGACTCCCTCCAGTACTGCGCGTCTCAAGCCCCTCTGACTCTCCCACCACCGCCAGGACCAAGCTATACCATCGTCGCTTTGTGCAATGGCTTGGTCTGTGTCAGGGACTATAGACGAAGCGACATCTATCTCTGGAATCCCGCCACGTCATCAGAACCTAAGGCTCTCCTCAAGGCCGGCTCTTCTCCCTTTCTCCTCGGATACGCACGCACTATGGAGCTTGTGGGGTTCGGTTTTGACTCGGGATCCAACGACTTCAAGGTGGTTAGACTTGTAGACCAAAACCAATACGGATTCTATGAAGCAGAAATATACAGCCTAAGACGTGGTTCTTGGAGGCTGCTTGATGTGAGCGTGCCCTTTGAGATAGTTTTCATTTCCCACTCCGCAGCATTGGATGGGTTTTTTTTATGGTATGATGACGACGTATGTGATAGACATAAACATGTGAGCGAGACAATACTTGCTTTTGACTTCAGCAACGAGGAGATCCGAACGATGCTGTTTCCGGATGCTCGCTTTTTATGTGACTACGGTGAATACACGCGGACGGTCACGGAGTTGTgtaacaccc cggggcgttacaagttGAATGGATCTATTGCTATGTTGGCTTTTCCTAAGGAGAAGAAAGAGATGTATTTGGATATATGGGTTATGCTTGAATTTGGGGTTAGAGAGTCGTGGACTAGACATCTTAGCATTGGACTCCCATTGCATTTGGAAAGGCCATTGCGGTTTTGGAAGAAGGGGGAGTTGTTCATGGAGAATAGTGAGGGGCAGCTGGTCTTGTATGATCTTTTTACACAAACAGAGACGAATCTTCAGTTTGAAGGGT